A genomic window from Centroberyx gerrardi isolate f3 chromosome 14, fCenGer3.hap1.cur.20231027, whole genome shotgun sequence includes:
- the znf385a gene encoding zinc finger protein 385A isoform X1, whose protein sequence is MILGGINRAGAAVPTFLRTPTLIQPHLDMKPFLQFPMETPPPPHSLSLFHNFNTMDPVQKAVINHTFGVPLVKTKRPVISCNVCQIRFNSESQAEAHYKGNRHARRVKGIETSKSRPQEGDKPPSAPPTSSPSPPGVPSAAPDSDPSKPDETRPLSQLNGPLLAPGPLPPLTTPPTPPMDSPVPSVCPLLPTPTPPLIPPSSSSPGCGSGSVNPEQPGSGPPVSGAAGASASSSPSNPETEEDKAKKLLYCSLCKVAVNSLSQLEAHNKGTKHKTILEARSGLGPIKAYPRLGPKPIGEQGGGPVDPNTQERTFHCEICNVRVNSELQLKQHISSRRHRDGVAGKPNPLLSRHKKHRGADLTSSLTFSKDLTKALGAGLLPSPLAVAAAMAAAASSNPLALRAAAPAPHPHHHLLQGPPLSHAILRPAPGPIRTTHGPILFSPY, encoded by the exons GAGGTATAAACCGGGCAGGCGCGGCGGTGCCGACGTTCTTGCGGACCCCCACGTTGATCCAGCCCCACCTGGACATGAAGCCCTTCCTGCAGTTCCCCATGGagacccccccacctccacacaGCTTGAGCCTCTTCCACAACTTCAACACA atggACCCGGTACAGAAGGCGGTGATCAACCACACCTTTGGCGTTCCGCTGGTCAAGACCAAGCGGCCAGTCATCTCCTGTAACGTCTGCCAGATCCGCTTCAACTCTGAG AGCCAGGCAGAAGCCCACTACAAAGGCAACCGCCACGCCAGGAGAGTGAAGGGCATCGAGACGTCTAAGAGCCGTCCTCAGGAGGGGGACAAGCCTCCGTCTgcaccccccacctcctccccttctccaccCGGAGTCCCCAGCGCTGCCCCCGACAGCGACCCCAGCAAACCAG ATGAAACCCGGCCTCTGTCACAGTTAAACGGGCCCCTGCTGGCCCCCGGgccccttcctcccctcaccACCCCGCCTACCCCACCCATGGACTCCCCCGTGCCCTCGGTGTGCCCCCTCctgcccacccccacccctcccctgatacccccttcctcctcctccccaggcTGCGGTAGTGGCAGCGTCAACCCAGAGCAGCCCGGGTCTGGACCCCCGGTTTCAGGAGCCGCAGGAGCCTCGGCATCCAGCAGCCCCTCCAACCcggagacagaggaggacaagGCCAAGAAGCTGCTGTACTGCTCACTGTGCAAGGTGGCTGTCAACTCCCTGTCACAGCTGGAGGCTCACAACAAAG GTACCAAACACAAAACCATCCTGGAGGCACGGAGCGGGCTGGGGCCCATCAAGGCGTATCCTCGCCTGGGCCCCAAGCCCATtggagagcagggaggggggCCGGTGGACCCCAACACTCAGGAACGAACCTTCCACTGTGAGATCTGCAACGTGCGGGTCAACTCTGAACTGCAGCTCAAACag CACATATCAAGTCGAAGGCACCGGGATGGCGTGGCAGGCAAGCCTAACCCCCTCCTCAGCCGGCACAAGAAGCACAGGGGAGCTGACCTCACG TCTTCTTTGACCTTCTCTAAGGATCTCACCAAAGCTCTGGGTGCAGGCCTCTTGCCCAGCCCCTTGGCTGTTGCTGCAGCAATGGCCGCCGCAGCTTCCTCGAACCCACTGGCTCTCCGTGCAGCAGCTcccgccccccacccacaccaccACCTATTGCAAGGCCCGCCTCTCAGCCACGCCATCCTGAGACCTGCGCCCGGGCCCATCCGCACCACCCACGGGCccatcctcttctccccttACTGA
- the znf385a gene encoding zinc finger protein 385A isoform X2 — MSEERAPHTLSLAHAETQTHTTASSTHTGGPMQLQAPADTEEKRMDPVQKAVINHTFGVPLVKTKRPVISCNVCQIRFNSESQAEAHYKGNRHARRVKGIETSKSRPQEGDKPPSAPPTSSPSPPGVPSAAPDSDPSKPDETRPLSQLNGPLLAPGPLPPLTTPPTPPMDSPVPSVCPLLPTPTPPLIPPSSSSPGCGSGSVNPEQPGSGPPVSGAAGASASSSPSNPETEEDKAKKLLYCSLCKVAVNSLSQLEAHNKGTKHKTILEARSGLGPIKAYPRLGPKPIGEQGGGPVDPNTQERTFHCEICNVRVNSELQLKQHISSRRHRDGVAGKPNPLLSRHKKHRGADLTSSLTFSKDLTKALGAGLLPSPLAVAAAMAAAASSNPLALRAAAPAPHPHHHLLQGPPLSHAILRPAPGPIRTTHGPILFSPY, encoded by the exons ATGAGTGAGGAAAGAGCGCCACACACTCTCAGTCTCGCACACGCCgagactcaaacacacaccacggccagcagcacacacactggaggacCGATGCAGCTCCAAGCTCCTGCAGACACGGAGGAGAAGAGG atggACCCGGTACAGAAGGCGGTGATCAACCACACCTTTGGCGTTCCGCTGGTCAAGACCAAGCGGCCAGTCATCTCCTGTAACGTCTGCCAGATCCGCTTCAACTCTGAG AGCCAGGCAGAAGCCCACTACAAAGGCAACCGCCACGCCAGGAGAGTGAAGGGCATCGAGACGTCTAAGAGCCGTCCTCAGGAGGGGGACAAGCCTCCGTCTgcaccccccacctcctccccttctccaccCGGAGTCCCCAGCGCTGCCCCCGACAGCGACCCCAGCAAACCAG ATGAAACCCGGCCTCTGTCACAGTTAAACGGGCCCCTGCTGGCCCCCGGgccccttcctcccctcaccACCCCGCCTACCCCACCCATGGACTCCCCCGTGCCCTCGGTGTGCCCCCTCctgcccacccccacccctcccctgatacccccttcctcctcctccccaggcTGCGGTAGTGGCAGCGTCAACCCAGAGCAGCCCGGGTCTGGACCCCCGGTTTCAGGAGCCGCAGGAGCCTCGGCATCCAGCAGCCCCTCCAACCcggagacagaggaggacaagGCCAAGAAGCTGCTGTACTGCTCACTGTGCAAGGTGGCTGTCAACTCCCTGTCACAGCTGGAGGCTCACAACAAAG GTACCAAACACAAAACCATCCTGGAGGCACGGAGCGGGCTGGGGCCCATCAAGGCGTATCCTCGCCTGGGCCCCAAGCCCATtggagagcagggaggggggCCGGTGGACCCCAACACTCAGGAACGAACCTTCCACTGTGAGATCTGCAACGTGCGGGTCAACTCTGAACTGCAGCTCAAACag CACATATCAAGTCGAAGGCACCGGGATGGCGTGGCAGGCAAGCCTAACCCCCTCCTCAGCCGGCACAAGAAGCACAGGGGAGCTGACCTCACG TCTTCTTTGACCTTCTCTAAGGATCTCACCAAAGCTCTGGGTGCAGGCCTCTTGCCCAGCCCCTTGGCTGTTGCTGCAGCAATGGCCGCCGCAGCTTCCTCGAACCCACTGGCTCTCCGTGCAGCAGCTcccgccccccacccacaccaccACCTATTGCAAGGCCCGCCTCTCAGCCACGCCATCCTGAGACCTGCGCCCGGGCCCATCCGCACCACCCACGGGCccatcctcttctccccttACTGA